The Terriglobales bacterium DNA segment GGCGGTGTTCCTCACCGGCTTCTACGTGCTGCAGCTCAAGAAGACCGCGGAGCAGCAGGCGCAGCGCACCGACTCGCGGCCGGTGGCGCCGCCCGCCGCCGGTCCGGAAGAGGTGGTCACGCTCACCATCGCCTACGACGACGACGCGGTCTTTCGCAGCGTGAAGGTGTCGATGCCGGTGCCGCCGGAGAAGACCGAGCGGGCGCGCGAGGTGCTGCGCGCGCTCATCGCGGAATACACGCAGAAGCCCTCGCCGCATCCGCTGGCGGAGGGCGCGGACGTGCGCGAGGTCTTCCTGGTCAACGATCTCGCCATCGTGGACCTGAACCCGGCGCTGGCGGATGCGCACCGCTCCGGCGCGTTCGTCGAGACGCTCACGCTCACCTCGATGGCGGCCACGCTGGCGCAGAACGTGCCGGGCGTGCAGCGCGTCCGCTTCCTGGTCGACGGCAAGGAGCGCGAGACGCTCGCCGGTCACGCCGACCTCATGGCCACCTACGACGTCAAGCAGATCCAGGAACTGGTGCGGGGGCTGCAATGAAGCTCGGCGTGTTCGACTCCGGCGTCGGAGGTCTCACGGTGCTGCGTGCGATGGTGAACCTCGTGCCGCAGGCAGACTACCTGTACTTCGGCGACACGGCGCGGCTGCCGTATGGCTCGAAGTCGGTCGAGACGGTGCGGAAGTATGCCGTCTCCGCCGCGCATTACCTGGAGCAGCACGGCGCCGAGATGCTGGTCATCGCGTGCAACACCGCCACCGCGCTCGCGCTCGACGCCATCCAGAGCGCGGTGAAAGTCCCCGTGGTCGGCGTGATCGAGCCGGGCGCGGACGCCGCCGTTGCGGCGACGAGGAAGAAGAACGTGCTGGTCGTGGGCACCGAGGCGACCATCGGCAGCCATGCGTACAAGCACGCGCTCGAGAAGCGCGGCATGCGCGTCTACGAGAAGGCGTGCCCGCTGTTCGTCCCGCTGATCGAGGAAGGCTGGGCGGAGCACGACATCACCCAGCGTGTGGCGCACGTCTACCTCGACGAGTTCTTCCAGGATCACGAGAAGGGGCCCGACCTGCTGGTGCTGGGATGCACGCACTACCCGCTCATCAAGCGGATGCTGCGCGCCGTCGCGCCCTGGCGGGTGGAGATCGTGGACTCCGCCGAGGCCACCGCGGCCGTGGTCGCGAAGCAGCTCGAATCGTCCGGCTCCTCGCGACTCGCACCTCGCAGCTCGGAACTCAAGTTCTTTGCGACCGATTCGGTCGAGAAGTTCCGCAGGCTGGGCGAGCGCTTCATGGGACGGCCCATCGCGAACGTCGAGCACGTCGAGATGGAGCACTAGGCCTCCGCGCCATTTACAATCCCCTGCGATGTATTACCGCTCCGACAATCGCGCCCCCGACCAGATGCGCCCGGTGAAGATCACGCCGGACTTCATCTCCACCGCCGAAGGCTCGGCGCTCATCGAGGTGGGCAACACGCGCGTGATCTGCACCGCGTCGGTGGAGGAGAGCGTGCCCCACTTCATGCGGAACTCGGGGCGCGGCTGGGTGACGAGCGAGTACGCCATGATCCCGCGCGCTACGCTCACGCGCACGCCGCGCGAAGTCGCGAAAGGGCGACCGAGCGGCCGGACGCACGAGATCCAGCGGCTCATCGGGCGCGCGCTGCGCACCGTGGTGGACCTGAACCGGCTGGGCGAGCGCACCATCTGGATCGACTGCGACGTCATCCAGGCCGACGGCGGCACGCGCACCGCGTCCATCACCGGGGCGTTCGTCGCGCTGGGGCTGGCGCTCCAGAAGCTGGTGGAGGCGGGTACGCTGACGGCGGCGCCCATCCGAGATTTCGTCGCCGCGACCAGCGTCGGCATCGTGGAAGGCGAGGTGCTGCTCGACCTCGCGTACGAAGAAGACTCGCGCGCCGAGGTCGACCTGAACCTGGTCATGACCGGCGGCAAGCGCATGATCGAGATCCAGGCCACGGCCGAGCAGCACCCGTTCGACGACGCGCAGCTCAAGAAGATGATGGACTACGCGCGCGCCGGCATCGAGACGCTGGTCACCAAGCAGCAGGCGGTCTTGAGCGGACTGCTCCTCCGCCAATAAGCGCCGCTTCGATGGAAAACCCCCGAGCGCAGCGAGGGATCCCTGCCTGAAGGAAACTTTCTCGTGAGGGCAAAGCTCCCTCGCGGCGCTCGGAATGTTGTTTGACCGAAGCCTTTACCGACCGGCGGCTCTCAGCTCGTTCTTGTACACCTTCCCGCCCTTCATCACCCACGGCACGTGCTCGAGCGTCTCGACCTTGGCGAGCGGGTCGCCCGTGACCGCGATCATGTCGGCGTACTTCCCGGCTTCGATGGAGCCGACCTCCGGCGTCTTTTTGACGTTGGTGATCAGGTCGGCGGCGCTGAGCGTCGCCGCGCGGATGGCCTCGGCCGGCGTCATGCCGTACTGCACCATGTAGTGGAACTGCTTGGCGTTGTCGCCGTGCGGATAGACGCCCGAGTCGGTGCCGAACGCCATCTTCACGCCGGCCTGCCACGCCTTCTTGAAATTGTCGCGCTGGAGCTGGCCGAGCGCGCGCTCCTTCTCGACCTTTTCCTGCGTCAGTCCGTGCTTCGGCGCCTCGTTGAGCAGGTAGTCGTCGTTGTAGATGTCCATGACGAAGTAGGTGCCGTGCTCGCGCGCCATGCGGATGCCTTCGTCGTCGACCAGCGAGGCGTGCTCGATGGAATCGATGCCGGCGGTGATGGCGTCCTTGATGGACTGCGCGCCGTGCGCGTGCGCCGCGATCTTGCGCCCGCCGACGTGCGCCGTGTCGGCGGCCGCCTTCAGTTCCGCGACCGAATACTGCGGAGCGCCGGGCTGGTCGCCGCGCGAAAGCACGCCTCCCGAGGCGCCGATCTTGATCACGTCGACGCCGTACTTTTCCTGCGCGCGCACCACGTGGATGACCTGGTCCACGCCGTCGGCGAGGGAGTAGTCGCGCTCCTCCGGGAACATCATGACGCGGGTCTGCGGCGAGTAGTTGTTCAGGTCGCCGTGCCCGCCGGTGATGGAGATCATCGGGCCGCTCGCAATGACGCGCGGCCCGGGGATGAAGCCCTCGGCGATCGAGTTCCGCAGGTCGACCGCGAGGAAGGGCGCCGAGCCGACGTCGCGCACCGTGGTGAAGCCCGCCTCGAGCGTCTTCTTCGCGTGCACCACCGCGGCGAAGGCGGAGTTGAAAGGCGTGTCCTTGAAGTCGTACAGCTCGTCGTAGCGGTCGGCGCGCCCGCTCAAGTGCGTGTGGCAATCGATCAGGCCTGGGAGCAGCGTGGCGTTGCCCAGGTCGATGACTTCCGCGTTCTGCGCCTGGCCGGCGAGCTCCGCCGCGGGGCCGACGGCCTTGATGCGGTCGCCTTCGATGAGCACGGCCTGCCCGGTGCGGTACTGCCCGGCGGCGACGTCGAGCAGGCGCGCCGCTTTCACCAGCACGAGCCTGGGCGCGGGCTTTTCGGGCGCGCGCTCGGCGGCGCCGGTCTTGGCCGCGGGCTTTTCGGCCGGCTTGGTCTGCGCGAAGGCGGCGAAGGCGAGCAAACAGAGCGAAACCAGGAACACGAGCTTGCGGGACATTGGGGGACTCTCTCTTGAAGGGTGTGCGGAACCGGAGATTCTAGCAGGAGCGCGCGCCAGTCATTTACAATCCATGATCGTCACCCGCGGGGCGCGCATCTTGGATGTCCACGGCAACGCACTCGTGCCCGCTTACTCCCCGGCGCACCCGCAACGAACACCCAGGAGAAGATCATGAAACTCACACCAGGAAAACTCGCCGGCATGAAAGCCGTGAGCGACCCGCGCGGCGTGATCGCCGCCGCCGCCATGGACCAGCGCGGCTCGCTGCAGAAATCGCTCGCCAAGGAGAAAGGCGGCGACGTCGGCGACCGCGAGATGGAAGAGTTCAAGTCTCTGGTCACGGAAGTCCTGACCAAGCACGCGTCGGCCATCCTGCTCGATCCGGAGTGGGGCCTGCCCGCTTCCAAGAAGCGCGCCAAGAACGCCGGCCTGCTGCTCGCCTACGAGAAGACCGGCTACGACAAGACCGGCCCGGGGCGCCTGCCCGACCTGCTCGACGTCTGGTCGGTGAAGCGCCTGAAGGAAGCCGGCGCCGACTGCGTGAAGATCCTGCTCTATTACTCGCCGTTCGACCCGCAGAAGATCAACGACATCAAGCACGCCTGGGTGGAGCGCATCGGCGATGAGTGCCGCGCCAACGACATCCCGTTCTTCCTCGAGTTCGTCACCTACGAGGAAGGCGCGGACGAGAAGGGCCTGGAGTTCGCCAAGAAAAAGCCGCAGGCCGTCATCGGCTCGATGAAGGAGTTCTCCAAGGACCGCTACGGCGTCGACGTCCTGAAGGTCGAGATCCCCATCAACATGAAGTTCGTCGAGGGCGTGAAAGCCTACGGCGGCCAGAAGGCGTACGCGAAGCAGGACGCGATGAAGCTTTTCAAGGAAGCCGCCGCGGTCACGACCAAGCCGTTCATCTACCTCTCGGCCGGCGTCTCGAACGCGGAGTTCACCGAGTCGCTCGAGCTGGCGGCGGAGTCCGGCGTGAAGTTCAACGGCGTGCTCTGCGGCCGCGCGACCTGGAAGGACGGCATCCCGGTCTACGCGAAGCAGGGCGCCGACGCCTTCCGCAAGTGGCTGGAGAGCGAAGGCGTGAAGAACATCAGCAACGTCAACGACCGGCTGAAGGCCGCCACGCCGTGGTACAGCATCTACGAAGTCGAGGAGCCGGTGGGCGCGGGACGGTAGCGCCGGGGGTTCTGTTTGCGTTTCTCGAGGGCGCGGCTTCGGCCGCGCCCTTTCTTTGGTAGGCTCTCCACGATGAAACGACTGCTCTGGCTGTTCCTGCTGTGCGCTTCCCTGCCGGCGTTCGGCGCGACGATGGAGGTCGTGCTGCTCGGCACCGGCTATCCCAAGCCCGATCCGGAGCGCGCCGGCCCGGCGACCGCGATCATCGTCAACGACAAGGTCTTCCTCGTCGACGCCGGCCGCGGCGTGATGATGCGCTATGCCGCGCTCAAACTGCCCTATACCAGCATCAAGGCCGTCTTCCTCACGCACCTGCACTCCGACCACATCTCCGGCCTGCCCGACGTCTTCACCACCACCTGGATCTTCGACCGCAACACGCCGCTCGACCTCTACGGGCCCGAGGGCGCGCAGGGCGTCGCCGATGGGGTGCTCCAGATGTTCGCCGTCGACATCCCCATCCGCCGCGACCTCACCGAGTACAACCATCTCGACGGCGCGAAGTTCAACGTGCACACCATCAGCGAAGGCGTCGTGTACCAGGATGAAGACGTGAAGGTCACGGCGTTCCTGGTGGACCATCCGCCCGTCAAGCCCGCCTTCGGATACCTGTTCGAAGGCGGCGGGCGGAAGATCGTGATCTCCGGCGACACGCGCCCGAGCGACAACCTGGTGAAGTACGCCAAGGGCGCCGACGTGCTGGTGCACGAGGTCTACGCGCCCGGCCGGTTCGAGAAGAACAATCCGCCCAAGGTCGCGGAGAACCTGAAGCGCTATCACACGTCAGCGGAGCAAGTGGGCGAGGTGGCGGAACGTGCCGGCGTGAAGCTGCTGGTGCTCTCGCACATCGTCTCGCCCGAGCCGGAGTACGCCGCGCTCATCGAGCGCGACGTCAAGAAGCACTACAAGGGAAAATTCGTGCTCGGCAAGGACCTGATGCGCTTCTAGCGGAGCGCGTGGCGGAGCCATTGCCCCGTCAGTGGGACGAACACTGGTTCGCGCTCCAGTCGCTGCTGCTTGAGGAATCGCCACGCGCGCTCCGTGAACGCTTCGTCGTAGCGGTGCGGACCCGGGATCTGTTCGTATTGCAGCGGCCAGCTTCTTTCGTTCAGCGCGCGGCGCGTCGCGACCGCTTCGCGCATCGGGTACGCCGTGTCGGCCTCCGCGACCATGTAGAACACCGGGATCTTGCGCGGCGCCAGGTCGAGCATGGCGAACTGCCGCGGCCGCAGGGACGCGCACAAGACCGCTGCCGCCGCGAAGTACCGGCTCTCGGAGATAGCGACGTAGAACGCATGGTCTCCGCCATTCGAGAAGCCCACGGCGTAAAGACGCCGGCCGTCAACCGCGCACTCCTGCGCAACCTGCTCGACGATAGAGCGCTGCAGCTCCGGACCATCTTGCGGCGGGATCCAGCCGTAGGGGCCGGTGCCGGTGGGCGCGATGAGGATGATGCGTTCCTTGCGCGCCAGCTTGCGCCACGCGCCCACCAGCTCGCGGCCAGTGCCCCCGGTGCCGTGATGCAGGAGCACCACCGGCGCGGGCTTGGCGCCCGGCTCACAGCTCTTGTCGGGCGCGAAGAGGAAGAACTGCCGCGGCCGGCCTTCGAGCGTGAACCTGCGAGCTTCGTCGAGCTCGGCGGCGTGCGCGACCGCCGGCAGCAGCAGCAACGCGAGCAGCCAGCGCGGCACCGCTACTCCCACTCGATCGTGCCCGGAGGCTTCGAGGTCGTATCGTAGACGACGCGGTTGATGCCCTTCACCTCGTTCACGATGCGCGTCGAGATGCGCTTCAGCAGGTCCCACGGCAGCTCGGTGACGTCGGCGGTCATGCCGTCTTCCGAGTGCACACAGCGGATGGCGCAGGTGTAAGCGTAGGTCCGCATGTCGCCCATCACGCCGACGGTCATCACCGGCAGCAGCACGGCGAACGATTGCCACACTTTGGTGTAGAAACCGGCCTGCTTGATCTCGCTGACGACGATGTCGTCGGCTTCCTGCAGCATGGCGACGCGCTCGGCGGTGACCTCGCCCAGCACACGCACCGCCAAGCCGGGCCCGGGGAACGGCTGGCGCTGCAGAATGTCGTCGGGCATGCCCAAGTCCTTGCCTATCTTTCGGACCTCATCCTTGAACAAATCCTTTAAGGGCTCGATGAGCCTGAGCTTCATCTTCTCCGGCAGGCCGCCAACGTTGTGGTGCGTCTTGATGGTCTGCGATGGTCCGCGCACCGAGCGTGACTCGATCACATCCGGGTAAAGCGTGCCCTGGACGAGCCAGTCGATCGAACCCGTTTCCCGTTTCCCGTTTCCGGTTTCCCGGACCTCCAGGCCCTTCTCGTTCGCGGAGACCGTGGCATTGCGCGGCAGGTCGCCACGCAGCAGGTGCTCGACCGCGTCGTCGAACACCGCGATGAACTCGTTGCCGATGAGCTTGCGCTTCTTCTCCGGCTCGGTGACGCCGGCGAGCTTCGCCAGGAAGCGCGCGCTGGCGTCGACGGCGATGAGGTTCAGGCCGAGCTTGTCGCGCAGGTTCTGCTGGACCTTGCGGAACTCGTCCTTGCGCAGCACGCCGTTGTTCACGAAGACGCACGTCAGCCGCTCGCCGATGGCTTTGTGGACCAGCACCGCCGCGACCGAGGAGTCCACGCCGCCGGAGAGCGCGCAGATGGCTCTTCCCTTCTCGCCCACCTGCTTGCGCACCTGCTCCACGGTCGACTGGATGAAGTGCTCGGGCGTCCAGTCGCCGCGCGCTCCGCAGATGTTGAAAACGAAGTTGCGCAGCACCTCGGTGCCCAGCTTGGTGTGGTGTACCTCGGGGTGGAACTGCACGGCGTAGATCTTCTTCGCCGGGTTCTCGATGGCGGCGACGGCGCTGGCCGTTCTTGCCACCAGGCTGAAGCCGGCGGGCAGCTCGCGGGCTTCGTCGCCGTGCGACATCCACACGCTCATCGCGCGGGGCAGCCCGGCGAAGAGCGCGCAGCCGTTCAGGATCTCGACGTCCGCGTGGCCGTACTCGCGCTTGGCCGCCGGCACCACCTTGCCGCCCAGCTTGTGCGCGATGACCTGCAGCCCGTAACAGATGCCGAGGATGGGAACGCCGAGCGCGAGCACGCGCTCGTCCATCTCGGGCGCGTCCTGGTCGTACACGGAGCTCGGCCCGCCCGAGAGGATGATGCCGATCGGCCGGTACGCCTGGATCTCCTCCAGCTTGGAATCACACGGGAGGACGACGGAGTGGACCTTCTGTTCGCGGACGCGGCGCGCGATCAGCTGGCTGTATTGCGCGCCGAAGTCGAGGATGACGATGGATTGGGCGTCCATGGACTAGCTTCTCAAAGCCACCCGTCAGTGTAAAGGAGAAAGCTAGCGCGCAGGGACGCTCGGGATGGGCGCGACCGGCGCCGGCGGGATGCGCGGCGCCGCCGCGACCGCGGCGGGAGCTTCGGCCGGCCGCGCGTCTTCTTCGATGATGCGCGCGTACGCCGCCAGCTTCACCATGTACAGCCAGTCGGAGACGGCGAAGTACGCGAGCGTGATGACGGCGAACAGGGCCCAAAGCAGCCAGCTCGAGGCTTCCCCGGCGAACGGGACGAGCGCCAGGTCGAGGAACGTCACCACCCCGATGAGCACGATGCGCAGCGCGCCGGCCACTCCGCCCACGCCCATGAACTCGCCGGAGCGCCGCCGAAAGACGACCGTCGCTTGCCCGAAGCCTTCGCCCGCCTTCATGCCGCGCGCGGCGTAGATGTTGCCCAGCAGCAGCAGCCAGTTGATGCGCGAGCGCACGAAGGTGAACAGCAGCGTCAGCGGGAAGAACACCGCCATGAACACGAGCGGCTGCGGCGGCTCGGTGCGCGCCATCAACAGCGCGGCGGCCAGGAACGAGAGCACGGTGCCGCCGAACGAGAGCGCGCCGATGACGGCGCGCCAGAGGTGCAGGCTCAGGCTCCGGCCCGTGAACCGCGCGTCGCCGGCGACGAGCGACCGCAGCGTCACCGTCCGCCCCAGCGTTGCGGCGATCACCCACAGCAGCACCGAGGCCGGCGCGACGATGAGGAACAGGCGCAGCACCGTCGGCCCGCTTCCCTGGAAGATGTGCATGATGGCGTCGGCAATCAGCTGCGGACTGCCGGACTGGAGCTGCCACTCGTCGCGATGCGAGACGGTCAGCGAGCGCAGGAACTCGTGCCCGGCGAACCAGGCGAACAGCAGCGTCGCCGCCCCCCACGACCAGCGCCACGCGATCTCCGCCAGGGCGAGCGAGGGCTCGCGCCAGATGGTCCGGAAGCCGTAGCGGATCGGCGATTCGTTGCTCACAACGGCAGGATATATCACTGGTCCAAACGGCCTGTTGAGAAACATTCCGAGGCCGCAGGCCGAGGAATCCCTACCCAAACGATGGACTATCGTGAGGTAGGGCTCCCTCGCTTCGCTCGGGATGTTCCTAGACGAACGGCTACTTCACGACCACATTCACCAGCTTGCCCGGCACGACGATGGTCTTCACGACCTGCTTGCCGTCGAGCGAGGCGCGGACCTTCTCGTCGGCGAGCGCGCGCTCGCGGACGTGGTCCTCGGCGGCATCCGCCGGGACCGTGAGGCGCGTGCGCACCTTGCCGTTCACCTGCACTACGATCTCGATCTCGTCTTCCCTGGCGAGCGCGGGGTCGTACTGCGGCCAGTTGTCGTGCAGCAGGCTGCCCTGCTCGCCCATCGCTTCCCAGAGCTCGTGCGCCAGGTAGGGCGCCATCGGCGCGAGCAGCAGCACAAGGTCGCGGTCGATCTCGCGAACAAGCTGCGCCGGGACCCGGCCGGAAGCGATGGCCTCCTCCGCGCCGTAGAGCTCGTTCACCAGCTCCATGATGGCGGCGATGGAGGTGTTGAAGTGCCAGCGCGAGGCAAAGTCGTCGGAGACGCGCCGGATGGTCTGGTGCAGCTTGCGCTGGAGAGTGCGGGCCTCGGGTCCTGACTCTTTTGTAGGCGCCGGCGACTCGCCGGCGCGGGCGTGCTTCATCACGAAGCGGTACACGCGCGAGAGGAAGCGGCTGATGCCTTCGACGCCCATGTCCTGCCAGTCGAGGTCGCGGTCGGGCGGCGCGGCGAACAGCGTGTAGAGCCGCGTGGCGTCGGCGCCGTACTTCGCGATCATGTCGTCGGGCGACACGACGTTGCCGAGCGACTTCGACATCTTCGCTCCGCCCTTGATCACCATGCCCTGCGTGAACAGGCGCGCCGCCGGCTCGTCGTTCTTCACCATGCCCAGGTCGCGCATCACCTTCGTCCAGAAGCGCGAGTAGATGAGGTGCAGGATGGCGTGCTCCACCCCGCCGATGTACTGGTCGATGGGGAACCAGTAGCCGATGGTCGCGGTGTCGAGCGCGCGGTCCGAGAGCTTGGGGTCGGTGTAGCGGTAGAAGTACCAGGACGAATCGACGAAGGTGTCCATGGTGTCGGTCTCGCGGCGAGCGTGGCCGCCGCACTTCGGACACTTCGCGGTCACCCACTTCTCGTGCCGCGCGAGCGGCGAGCCGCCCTGCAGCGTGATCTCGACGTCGTCGGGCAGCTCGACCGGC contains these protein-coding regions:
- a CDS encoding amidohydrolase family protein, translating into MSRKLVFLVSLCLLAFAAFAQTKPAEKPAAKTGAAERAPEKPAPRLVLVKAARLLDVAAGQYRTGQAVLIEGDRIKAVGPAAELAGQAQNAEVIDLGNATLLPGLIDCHTHLSGRADRYDELYDFKDTPFNSAFAAVVHAKKTLEAGFTTVRDVGSAPFLAVDLRNSIAEGFIPGPRVIASGPMISITGGHGDLNNYSPQTRVMMFPEERDYSLADGVDQVIHVVRAQEKYGVDVIKIGASGGVLSRGDQPGAPQYSVAELKAAADTAHVGGRKIAAHAHGAQSIKDAITAGIDSIEHASLVDDEGIRMAREHGTYFVMDIYNDDYLLNEAPKHGLTQEKVEKERALGQLQRDNFKKAWQAGVKMAFGTDSGVYPHGDNAKQFHYMVQYGMTPAEAIRAATLSAADLITNVKKTPEVGSIEAGKYADMIAVTGDPLAKVETLEHVPWVMKGGKVYKNELRAAGR
- a CDS encoding tagatose 1,6-diphosphate aldolase translates to MKLTPGKLAGMKAVSDPRGVIAAAAMDQRGSLQKSLAKEKGGDVGDREMEEFKSLVTEVLTKHASAILLDPEWGLPASKKRAKNAGLLLAYEKTGYDKTGPGRLPDLLDVWSVKRLKEAGADCVKILLYYSPFDPQKINDIKHAWVERIGDECRANDIPFFLEFVTYEEGADEKGLEFAKKKPQAVIGSMKEFSKDRYGVDVLKVEIPINMKFVEGVKAYGGQKAYAKQDAMKLFKEAAAVTTKPFIYLSAGVSNAEFTESLELAAESGVKFNGVLCGRATWKDGIPVYAKQGADAFRKWLESEGVKNISNVNDRLKAATPWYSIYEVEEPVGAGR
- the rph gene encoding ribonuclease PH — its product is MYYRSDNRAPDQMRPVKITPDFISTAEGSALIEVGNTRVICTASVEESVPHFMRNSGRGWVTSEYAMIPRATLTRTPREVAKGRPSGRTHEIQRLIGRALRTVVDLNRLGERTIWIDCDVIQADGGTRTASITGAFVALGLALQKLVEAGTLTAAPIRDFVAATSVGIVEGEVLLDLAYEEDSRAEVDLNLVMTGGKRMIEIQATAEQHPFDDAQLKKMMDYARAGIETLVTKQQAVLSGLLLRQ
- the murI gene encoding glutamate racemase; the protein is MKLGVFDSGVGGLTVLRAMVNLVPQADYLYFGDTARLPYGSKSVETVRKYAVSAAHYLEQHGAEMLVIACNTATALALDAIQSAVKVPVVGVIEPGADAAVAATRKKNVLVVGTEATIGSHAYKHALEKRGMRVYEKACPLFVPLIEEGWAEHDITQRVAHVYLDEFFQDHEKGPDLLVLGCTHYPLIKRMLRAVAPWRVEIVDSAEATAAVVAKQLESSGSSRLAPRSSELKFFATDSVEKFRRLGERFMGRPIANVEHVEMEH
- a CDS encoding GerMN domain-containing protein, with amino-acid sequence MPRHVMITVGVLLVAVFLTGFYVLQLKKTAEQQAQRTDSRPVAPPAAGPEEVVTLTIAYDDDAVFRSVKVSMPVPPEKTERAREVLRALIAEYTQKPSPHPLAEGADVREVFLVNDLAIVDLNPALADAHRSGAFVETLTLTSMAATLAQNVPGVQRVRFLVDGKERETLAGHADLMATYDVKQIQELVRGLQ
- the guaA gene encoding glutamine-hydrolyzing GMP synthase is translated as MDAQSIVILDFGAQYSQLIARRVREQKVHSVVLPCDSKLEEIQAYRPIGIILSGGPSSVYDQDAPEMDERVLALGVPILGICYGLQVIAHKLGGKVVPAAKREYGHADVEILNGCALFAGLPRAMSVWMSHGDEARELPAGFSLVARTASAVAAIENPAKKIYAVQFHPEVHHTKLGTEVLRNFVFNICGARGDWTPEHFIQSTVEQVRKQVGEKGRAICALSGGVDSSVAAVLVHKAIGERLTCVFVNNGVLRKDEFRKVQQNLRDKLGLNLIAVDASARFLAKLAGVTEPEKKRKLIGNEFIAVFDDAVEHLLRGDLPRNATVSANEKGLEVRETGNGKRETGSIDWLVQGTLYPDVIESRSVRGPSQTIKTHHNVGGLPEKMKLRLIEPLKDLFKDEVRKIGKDLGMPDDILQRQPFPGPGLAVRVLGEVTAERVAMLQEADDIVVSEIKQAGFYTKVWQSFAVLLPVMTVGVMGDMRTYAYTCAIRCVHSEDGMTADVTELPWDLLKRISTRIVNEVKGINRVVYDTTSKPPGTIEWE
- a CDS encoding MBL fold metallo-hydrolase, whose amino-acid sequence is MKRLLWLFLLCASLPAFGATMEVVLLGTGYPKPDPERAGPATAIIVNDKVFLVDAGRGVMMRYAALKLPYTSIKAVFLTHLHSDHISGLPDVFTTTWIFDRNTPLDLYGPEGAQGVADGVLQMFAVDIPIRRDLTEYNHLDGAKFNVHTISEGVVYQDEDVKVTAFLVDHPPVKPAFGYLFEGGGRKIVISGDTRPSDNLVKYAKGADVLVHEVYAPGRFEKNNPPKVAENLKRYHTSAEQVGEVAERAGVKLLVLSHIVSPEPEYAALIERDVKKHYKGKFVLGKDLMRF